Proteins from one Deinococcus budaensis genomic window:
- a CDS encoding PaaI family thioesterase has protein sequence MTLHPDLTLPASDELDSLTPEELAARLNGLSGTLAERLGIELLTASRERLTARMPVEGNRQPAGRLHGGASLALAEELASIGTWLHLDVRRQVGVGVDVSGTHVRGVSEGWVTAEATLAYRGRTVMVWTVEVRDERGRTTTLARCTCNVVTHSAG, from the coding sequence ATGACGCTGCACCCCGACCTCACCCTCCCCGCCTCCGACGAGCTGGACAGCCTGACCCCCGAGGAACTGGCCGCCCGCCTGAACGGCCTTTCGGGCACGCTGGCCGAGCGCCTGGGCATCGAACTGCTCACCGCCTCGCGGGAGCGCCTCACCGCCCGGATGCCGGTGGAGGGCAACCGCCAGCCTGCCGGACGCCTGCACGGCGGCGCCAGCCTCGCCCTGGCCGAGGAACTCGCCAGCATCGGCACCTGGCTGCACCTCGACGTGCGGCGGCAGGTCGGCGTCGGGGTGGACGTGAGCGGCACCCATGTGCGCGGCGTCTCGGAGGGCTGGGTCACCGCCGAGGCCACGCTGGCCTACCGGGGCCGCACGGTGATGGTCTGGACGGTGGAGGTCCGCGACGAACGCGGCCGCACGACCACCCTGGCCCGCTGCACCTGCAACGTGGTGACGCACTCGGCCGGGTGA